From the genome of Homalodisca vitripennis isolate AUS2020 chromosome 8, UT_GWSS_2.1, whole genome shotgun sequence, one region includes:
- the LOC124367177 gene encoding uncharacterized protein LOC124367177 produces MRLESAADEGKLPLEDIMRVVTDIRDSQAKYEKSFNKACESMDSQLIENTKALKAQQEQNEKLYQLIESITSENKELKKKVRALENIEQYSRSNCVEIQGIPVTSNEYVLTIVKDRTLSTRHFGATDDRPIYVNESLSPARRALYALARKYQREKNFKFLWVRNGKIFLRKEEKAPVRVITREEDLD; encoded by the exons ATGAGACTCGAGTCTGCAGCAGATGAAGGTAAACTACCTCTCGAAGATATCATGAGAGTGGTTACCGATATAAGAGATAGCCAAGCAAAATAtgagaaaagttttaataaggcCTGTGAATCAATGGACTCACAGCTCATAGAGAACACCAAGGCTCTTAAAGCACAACAGGAGCAGAATGAGAAACTTTATCAGCTGATTGAGTCTATCACATCGGAGAACAAGGAGCTGAAGAAGAAGGTGAGAGCTCTTGAGAACATAGAGCAGTACTCTCGCAGTAACTGTGTGGAAATTCAAGGAATCCCTGTAACTTCCAATGAATATGTGTTGACCATCGTGAAGGAC AGGACTCTCTCAACTCGTCACTTTGGTGCAACTGATGACCGTCCCATCTACGTCAACGAGTCTTTGTCACCGGCGAGACGGGCGCTGTACGCTCTGGCGAGGAAGTATCAGCGCGAGAAAAACTTCAAGTTCCTCTGGGTGAGAAACGGCAAGATCTTCCTCAGGAAAGAAGAAAAGGCGCCAGTCAGAGTTATCACACGAGAGGAGGACTTGGACTaa